A stretch of the Massilia varians genome encodes the following:
- a CDS encoding LytR/AlgR family response regulator transcription factor, whose amino-acid sequence MRVLIVDDEHLARALLREYLAGHPDIELVGECANGFEAVKAIGELDPELVFLDIQMPKLDGFEVVELAGRKPHYIFATAYDQYALKAFEVHAIDYLLKPFSRERLAQALDHARSRRPQPQQMQAVVQDAARRRGYLERVLIKDGARVHVVPSASIDYIEAQDDYVQVTAAGKSWLKNQRLSELEAQLDPQVFVRIHRSWIANLGSIARIEPASKDSHCAVLKDGTRLPISRSGYQKLREMMR is encoded by the coding sequence ATGCGAGTACTGATCGTCGACGACGAACACCTGGCGCGCGCGCTGCTACGCGAATACCTGGCCGGCCACCCGGACATCGAGCTGGTGGGCGAATGCGCGAATGGCTTCGAGGCCGTCAAGGCCATCGGCGAGCTCGACCCGGAGCTGGTCTTCCTCGACATCCAGATGCCCAAGCTGGACGGCTTCGAAGTGGTGGAACTGGCCGGACGCAAGCCGCACTATATCTTCGCCACCGCCTACGACCAGTACGCGCTGAAGGCCTTCGAGGTGCACGCCATCGACTACCTGCTCAAGCCCTTCAGCCGCGAGCGCCTGGCGCAGGCGCTGGACCACGCGCGCAGCCGCCGGCCGCAGCCGCAGCAGATGCAGGCGGTGGTGCAGGATGCGGCCCGGCGGCGCGGCTACCTCGAGCGGGTCCTGATCAAGGATGGGGCGCGGGTGCACGTGGTCCCCAGCGCCAGCATCGACTACATCGAAGCGCAGGACGACTACGTGCAGGTGACGGCGGCCGGCAAATCCTGGCTGAAGAACCAGCGCCTGTCCGAGCTCGAAGCCCAGCTCGACCCCCAGGTGTTCGTGCGCATCCACCGCTCCTGGATCGCCAACCTGGGCTCGATCGCGCGCATCGAGCCGGCCAGCAAGGACAGCCATTGCGCCGTGCTGAAGGACGGGACCAGGCTGCCGATCAGCCGCAGCGGCTACCAGAAGCTGCGCGAGATGATGCGCTAG